The genomic region TGTATTTGGGGAGGGTCTAAGTCACTGGTACAAAAAATAGAAATACAGTTTCTACTCAATAATTTTAGTTTGAATGAAGATATTGCTCTGAAATTGTGCTTGTTTCTTAGCTTACATTAAAACCTTGCTTGGGAATGCTTATGTGACCCCTCAGTTCAAGATAAAGGTCTACTAAAATAGACAACAGTAAAGAGGTGGCTTCCAGTAACCACCTTAGTTTTCTTTGACGAATCTAAACGAAACTTTGGAAATAGCAAGTTTGAATGGAAATCTAGCTTGGTATTGTACTATTGTATTTTGgggtcaggtcaaggtcactgtttttaaaaaaaaagaaaaatcatgtactatcaataacttgagttttttGTGAAGGTATTGCACTAAAACTATTTCTAAGTGACATGCAGACCTGTTTTGGGATTTTTTTTGGGGTCAATTTTGGTTTAATGATTGGGAAGTTCATTATATTTGGCAATTGGAAAGCAGTAAAAAAAATACTCTTAATAACAAATATACAGAGAGCATTAAGAgagcattaatatttttttaactaggtttttaaatatcatgacatatacatgtaatatgccATCTTACTTCTATTATTACCCGGATCTGATAATgtatatatgtgaatatatttTTAACTTCTGTTTTTGTGTGCATGGCTGACAGGAGTTACAGATGCTTCAACAGTGTACAGAAAGATTAGTAGACACAGCAGCAGAAGTGACTTATATGACAAGTATGTGTCTTTGTTCATCGGATCttaaatttttataaattatattttgtatgaaaattcCATTATCACTTATGAACACATTTAGGAATATTCACATGAATACGCAAACACTTGGTATTAATTAAAAGACATATTTTGTTTTACCATTTAATTCTATGACTTCAAAAACTTTGTCCTTGTTTATTTAATAGGTGCCGAGGTAGTTGCGGTGAGTGCTTCAGAGAAATTAATAACTGTGAACAGGTATCTCCGTGAAACCAGAGAGGCTTCTGTTATGGCAGAAGCCAGACTAACAGAAACTGAAGTGAAGACAATAGAAGTGGAAGGCAAGTATGCCGAAGAACACAAAGAAGAGTTGGAGGAACAGAGACAAAAGCTCATAGCTGAAGGAATTGTAGTAGCTGGTGCTACTAAAGATACTGTTAATTCGAAAAAGGGTGTTACTAAAGATACTTCTGATTCAAAAAAAGGCTATACGCCTTATgatacaaattttaaaaatgaacaatCAACAATAAAGGATGAAGAAAAGGATGattttttggaaataattgacaAATGGGGCTCAACTGGAGAAGATAAAAGTGCACAAGATATTTGACTTTATTTCAGCGAACACAGTGTAGAAAAtgaatatgtaaatttaaaagttctttattatttaaaaaaaaggaattgGGTGGATAAAGAGGATGATAagccagtgccccagataagctgcgtatctgcgtctttcaccctattaaaatgtttaaaaacgcaaagaaatacaatatcatgcgtattgaaaacgcacccgatttgccttttacgcacatttgtcttatttgatgcgtacaatacaatagctttgatcgaaaatactttgctcattttcggtattttttgtgattatttttgttacgcggcgacgcttttattcagcaagcgcctggatgacggagcaataaaacagtcaaagctattcaaacgctctgcggactagatttcatagttaaataaagcggctgaccaaattatttacgacgacatacatgcgttttcaatctgacttaatccgtcgttcattgtgcatgtatttgttaagtgtctgtactttcagtttctaatacgatgcgtaataaaaatgtctaagagaaagacgtcAGCAATTGTTGCGCCataatatcagtcgatcgctaactttttcgaaccaagaaagcaagagccaataagtgccgaatcattcgtgttatcgattttttttaagtttaaactttattgacagtttcaaggattaaagatgttatgaaacatcagtttattaaagttaattatattagtttacagttttattgaatcaatacaattgtgtgcagcttcaacagaagtaaagcagcgatggttttactgtatgcatcttataactcatttcaccctattccaagaatgaaatcaccctatttttcaaaatcagtgggtgaaaaccctatttccgaaataattatctggggcactggataAGCATTTCAATATTGGTTAGTAGAAGATTCAATTTTAAAAGGACTTAATCacagtttgtcaaaatgatattAAGTTGTTTAATTGAAAACATTCAAAAAGGAATGTTTGCTATGTATTTATATTAGGAAAAAGGTtacaaattattcaatatatGCTAGTTTAGTGATTATGGTCaatagcaattaaaaaaaatcataaagtgttttgtcatttaacattaagCCGGAAATGGTAGTTTTTTTAACTACAATCTAAAGTGAAAAGGCTCTGTGGTGCAGTGTAAGCTTGTATATAGTTCATTAGTTATTGTAAATTCATTTTATGAcattacaacaaaaaataataagtgaacaagtccctttaaacaatataactttttaaatgaaTACTATTAGATGTACTTAATTGCTGTATCTAATCAGGCATTCATAGTAAACTTTTTAGATAATTGATGTTCTATTTGCACATAAtgcatttaaaatgcataatGTGCAAATAGAACGCAAATTATCCAAaaagtttaaatacattttaaattatttaattaaaaaaatataaataaataagtacctTTCTCAGATATTTAACATTGTGatgaaatcaattcatacaaatcattttgtatgaattgatttcatcacaatttaataatataaaatgtatttaaaaaacaagtctataatattaaaaacagtCAAGTTAggatatcaataaaatatatgaCATGATATTCTAAAAATtactttgtttttatgcccccggtagtgtggcatatagcagttgaactgtccgtcagtgtgtcagtcagtatgtcagtctgtccgtccgtccgaaaactttaatggccataactttttcactattgaatatagcaacttgatatttggcatgcatgtgtatctcatggagccgaaCATTTTCAGTggttaaaggtgaaggtcaaggtcatccttcaaggtcaaatgtcaaatatatggcgtctgtatatccgaaaacttgaacattggccataactttttcaatattgaagatagcaacttgatatttgacatgcatgtgtatctcacgaagctgcacattttgagtggtgaacgttcaaagttcaaggtcatccttcaaggccaaaggtcaaaaataataatttcaaagcggcgttcacatgaagctgcacattttgagtggtggacgtTCAAGGTCAAGTTTAAAGTTTGcttgttcaaatttaaacttttaataattattatttaccgGTAAATATCAAGAAAAAAGTTATCTATGCGACCCAGACCGTTTTGGAGGAACATCTAACGCACACCTACTAGGCTATTGAGACTTTAAAaggtaatatttttattttgtcacgAAATGTTAGTGGTACAtacttttatgcccccggtagggtggcatatagcagttgaactgtccgtcagtatgtcagtctgtctgtcggtccggaaaaaaactttaacgttggccataacttttgcaatattgaagatagcaacttgatatttggcatgcatgtgtaactcatgaagctgcacattttgagtggtggaagttcaaggtcatccttcaaggtcaaaggtaaaaaaaaaatatatttcaaagcagcttcctcatgaagctgcacattttgagtgttggaagttcaaggtcaaggtcatccttcaaggtcaaaggtccaaaaaaaaaaatatttcaaagcggcgttctcatgaaggtgcacattttaagtggtggaagttcaaggtgaaggtcatccttcaaggtcaaaggtcaaaacaaaaaaacaattatttttatttcaaagcggcgcaatattgGGCATTGCGTTTCtaacgaacacatctcttgttttaatttattttgatgaaaaGCATTACATTCCCTTTATCATTTTATCTATTTCATTTGATCATTATccataaacataacatttatttctCTTTGTCATGGCAGttttttgcttgttttaatacaatttaaacgTTCCTTTTGAAATCaatgacaaatatttatttttttgtcattttatattttatgtgatgaaaaaataaatacaaaatatgacatgtgtatcattaaaaaaaagtttattttaaaacaaatatatttacttacacaaaaacacacatctaCAAGCGTTTTTATCACAAAATCCCTCTCATTCTAATTGGTCAAAACATTCAAAAGACGCATAATATCTTTCAACATGCTCATTATTTTATCTGAATGATTGCTCAATACAATaacaatttgatatttaattCATACAGAAACAAAACACCTTTGCATGTAATAAACTGTAcaagatttttaaaatataaagtgCTACAAACAATAGTGCAATAAAAACAACTGCTTTGATAAACTTAaatttatttcaacaaaacaataaggtttaacataaaatgtttacatttttttgttcacTGGTTAACtgattttcatgatttttttcttaaacatgATTTCACAAGTTTTTTCTTCAAGATGGAGAAATTGTCATTAAACTTTGCTGTTATCAAGCGCTGTGTTGAGAGAATGATTTCTGTACATGCCGCATTTTCCTAAGTGCTGAAAAAAGAAAATTTCAAGACTGAGGAGCCAGCATTCACAAACTACATTTGTCACACAATTAACCCCCGTCGTATAATTGTCAAGTTTGACGGCAGCGACGTATGATGTAGATGTACACTTAACAGGAATTGTAACTaaactatgttgtttttttgtccatGTAAAACAAATAGATTAATCTGAAAGTGTTTCATGTGTAAAAAGTTAAAgagtatatttaagaaatatt from Dreissena polymorpha isolate Duluth1 chromosome 5, UMN_Dpol_1.0, whole genome shotgun sequence harbors:
- the LOC127881673 gene encoding uncharacterized protein LOC127881673 isoform X1, giving the protein MAAPIILRYVKKLEIHKVCSYLRSVSSCRVLPKPATLCLISVGLVTKASCATKIDLEVPDPGSLSREYLIKSSSIMASEHAMILLTQTTLALLQAEKEYKEALDALAFLLELKLQVLGDPTEEARIWDIVLEGRDLVQRTRKKRDELQMLQQCTERLVDTAAEVTYMTSAEVVAVSASEKLITVNRYLRETREASVMAEARLTETEVKTIEVEGKYAEEHKEELEEQRQKLIAEGIVVAGATKDTVNSKKGVTKDTSDSKKGYTPYDTNFKNEQSTIKDEEKDDFLEIIDKWGSTGEDKSAQDI
- the LOC127881673 gene encoding uncharacterized protein LOC127881673 isoform X2 translates to MAAPIILRYVKKLEIHKVCSYLRSVSSCRVLPKPATLCLISVPDPGSLSREYLIKSSSIMASEHAMILLTQTTLALLQAEKEYKEALDALAFLLELKLQVLGDPTEEARIWDIVLEGRDLVQRTRKKRDELQMLQQCTERLVDTAAEVTYMTSAEVVAVSASEKLITVNRYLRETREASVMAEARLTETEVKTIEVEGKYAEEHKEELEEQRQKLIAEGIVVAGATKDTVNSKKGVTKDTSDSKKGYTPYDTNFKNEQSTIKDEEKDDFLEIIDKWGSTGEDKSAQDI